One stretch of Streptomyces sp. NBC_01142 DNA includes these proteins:
- a CDS encoding S26 family signal peptidase: MKWILGGVIIGGIGVFLIVRRLRGRFVVVTVEGTSMAPTLAPGDQVVVVRRKIDAVRSGDVIVLRPPKTSERYESVNDKAWNIKRAAALPGDPVPDGIPGGEGIAQVPPRSLVVFGDNSDSVDSRQRGFFPADQILGVAIRMLGGRTL; the protein is encoded by the coding sequence GTGAAGTGGATTCTTGGCGGAGTAATCATCGGGGGAATCGGGGTCTTCCTGATCGTGCGCCGCCTGCGCGGACGATTCGTCGTCGTGACGGTCGAAGGTACAAGCATGGCGCCGACGCTCGCCCCCGGTGATCAAGTCGTGGTGGTGCGCAGGAAAATCGATGCGGTCCGCTCCGGCGACGTGATCGTGCTGCGGCCACCGAAAACCTCGGAGCGCTACGAGTCGGTGAACGACAAGGCCTGGAACATCAAGCGTGCAGCGGCCCTTCCCGGAGATCCCGTGCCCGACGGAATACCCGGCGGAGAAGGCATCGCGCAGGTACCACCCAGGTCCCTCGTCGTATTCGGCGACAATTCCGACAGTGTTGATTCCAGGCAGCGCGGATTCTTTCCCGCGGATCAGATCCTGGGCGTAGCGATTCGCATGCTCGGCGGTCGCACATTGTGA
- a CDS encoding MauE/DoxX family redox-associated membrane protein: MTYLVFACRILLIGVFLVAVVGKFRGRAAFEEFAKSIADLRLLSRRLSTAAAAAVAVTELAVLALLAVPPTAPAGFALAAVLLLVFTTGIALALRRGRRAPCRCFGASAAPLGPVHVVRNLILALAGAAGLGLSLTEGAGAWWPEHVGGTAVALTTAAIGVLLVVRLDDLMALFATPPAMSHE, translated from the coding sequence ATGACCTATCTCGTTTTCGCGTGCCGGATCCTCTTGATCGGCGTTTTCCTGGTCGCGGTCGTGGGGAAGTTCCGCGGCCGGGCAGCATTCGAGGAGTTCGCGAAGTCGATTGCCGACCTGAGGCTGCTGTCGCGGAGGCTTTCGACGGCCGCCGCAGCCGCGGTCGCCGTCACCGAGCTCGCCGTGCTCGCGCTGCTCGCGGTGCCGCCCACCGCGCCCGCCGGATTCGCGCTCGCTGCCGTGCTGCTCCTCGTCTTCACCACGGGAATCGCGCTGGCCCTGCGCCGTGGACGCCGCGCCCCCTGCCGGTGCTTCGGCGCCTCGGCCGCGCCGCTGGGGCCCGTCCATGTCGTACGCAACCTGATCCTGGCGCTCGCCGGTGCCGCCGGTCTTGGGCTGTCGCTCACCGAGGGGGCCGGGGCCTGGTGGCCCGAGCACGTCGGCGGCACCGCCGTCGCGCTGACGACAGCCGCGATCGGTGTGCTGCTCGTCGTGCGTCTCGACGATCTGATGGCCCTGTTCGCCACCCCGCCTGCCATGAGCCATGAGTAA
- a CDS encoding FdhF/YdeP family oxidoreductase has protein sequence MASKPPTGDPVQDAPQVAAPQHAAAGLSAIGHTLRIAQQQMGVRRTAQTLLKVNQKDGFDCPGCAWPEGDKRHTAEFCENGAKAVAEEATLRRVTPEFFAAHPVADLASRSGYWLGQQGRLTQPVYLPEGADRYEAVTWERAFAIIAAELTALSSPDEALFYTSGRTSNEAAFLLQLFAREFGTNNLPDCSNMCHESSGSALTETLGVGKGSVSLEDLHQADLIIVAGQNPGTNHPRMLSALEDAKKAGAKIISVNPLPEAGLERFKNPQSPRGMLKGTALNDLFLQIRIGGDQALFRLLNKLILAEADNASGAGSGAVDETFVREHTHGFEEFAAAARDADWDETLAATGLDRAEIERALKMILASKRTIVCWAMGLTQHKHAVPTIREVVNFLLLRGNIGRPGAGVCPVRGHSNVQGDRTMGIFERPSEAFLDALEKEFGFAPPRHHGFDVVRSIRALRDGEAKVFFAMGGNFVSATPDTEVTEAAMRRARLTVHVSTKLNRSHAVTGTHALILPTLGRTDKDVQAGGRQVVTVEDSMGLVHASRGNLTPASPHLLSEPAIVARLARAVLGPGSATPWEEFEKDYATIRDRIARVVPGFEDFNTKIARPGGFTLPHAPRDERRFPTATGKANFTAAPVEYPRVPAGRLLLQTLRSHDQYNTTIYGLDDRYRGIKGGRRIVMVHPEDARELGLADGSYTDLVSEWKDGVERRAPGFRVVHYPTARGCAAAYYPETNVLVPLDSTADTSNTPASKSVVIRFERGE, from the coding sequence ATGGCCAGCAAACCGCCCACAGGCGATCCGGTCCAGGACGCCCCGCAGGTCGCGGCCCCGCAGCACGCCGCCGCCGGCCTCTCGGCCATCGGACACACACTGCGTATCGCCCAGCAGCAGATGGGTGTCCGGCGCACCGCGCAGACACTGCTCAAGGTCAACCAGAAGGACGGCTTCGACTGTCCCGGCTGCGCCTGGCCGGAGGGCGACAAACGACACACGGCGGAGTTCTGCGAGAACGGCGCGAAGGCCGTCGCCGAAGAGGCGACACTGCGCCGGGTCACGCCCGAATTCTTTGCCGCGCATCCCGTCGCGGACCTGGCCTCGCGCAGCGGGTACTGGCTGGGGCAGCAGGGCCGTCTCACCCAGCCGGTGTACCTGCCCGAGGGTGCCGACCGGTACGAGGCGGTGACCTGGGAGCGTGCCTTCGCGATCATCGCGGCGGAGCTGACCGCGCTGAGCTCGCCCGACGAGGCGCTCTTCTACACCTCGGGGCGCACCAGCAACGAAGCGGCGTTCCTGCTCCAGCTCTTCGCCCGCGAGTTCGGCACCAACAACCTGCCCGACTGCTCCAACATGTGCCACGAGTCGTCCGGCTCGGCACTCACCGAGACCCTCGGCGTCGGCAAGGGCAGCGTCTCGCTGGAAGATCTCCACCAGGCGGACCTGATCATCGTCGCCGGGCAGAACCCGGGCACGAACCATCCCCGGATGCTCTCCGCCCTGGAGGACGCCAAGAAGGCCGGCGCGAAGATCATCTCGGTGAATCCGCTGCCCGAGGCCGGCCTCGAGCGGTTCAAGAACCCGCAGTCCCCGCGCGGCATGCTCAAGGGCACCGCACTCAACGACCTCTTCCTGCAGATCCGCATCGGCGGCGACCAGGCCCTGTTCCGGCTGCTGAACAAGCTGATCCTGGCCGAGGCCGACAACGCCTCCGGCGCGGGCTCCGGGGCCGTCGACGAGACGTTCGTACGGGAACACACCCATGGGTTCGAGGAGTTCGCGGCCGCCGCCCGCGATGCGGACTGGGACGAGACGCTGGCGGCGACCGGACTCGATCGCGCCGAGATCGAGCGGGCTCTGAAGATGATCCTCGCCTCGAAGCGCACGATCGTGTGCTGGGCGATGGGCCTGACCCAGCACAAACACGCCGTGCCGACCATCCGTGAAGTGGTCAACTTCCTTCTGCTGCGCGGCAACATCGGCCGTCCCGGCGCCGGCGTCTGCCCCGTGCGCGGCCACTCCAACGTCCAGGGCGACCGCACCATGGGCATCTTCGAGCGCCCCTCCGAGGCCTTCCTTGACGCCCTGGAGAAGGAGTTCGGCTTTGCGCCGCCCCGCCACCACGGCTTCGACGTCGTACGGTCCATCCGGGCACTGCGCGACGGGGAGGCGAAGGTCTTCTTCGCCATGGGCGGCAATTTCGTGAGCGCCACCCCCGACACCGAGGTCACCGAGGCCGCGATGCGCCGGGCTCGCCTGACCGTCCATGTGTCGACGAAACTGAACCGCTCGCACGCCGTCACCGGCACACACGCGCTGATCCTGCCCACCCTCGGCCGCACCGACAAGGACGTACAGGCGGGCGGCAGGCAAGTCGTGACGGTCGAGGACTCGATGGGGCTGGTGCACGCCTCGCGCGGCAATCTCACCCCGGCAAGCCCTCATCTGCTGTCCGAGCCGGCCATCGTGGCTCGGCTGGCGCGCGCAGTGCTCGGCCCCGGATCGGCGACACCCTGGGAGGAGTTCGAGAAGGACTACGCGACGATCCGCGACCGCATCGCGCGCGTGGTGCCCGGCTTCGAGGACTTCAACACCAAGATCGCCCGCCCCGGCGGATTCACACTCCCCCACGCCCCGCGCGACGAGCGCCGCTTCCCCACCGCCACCGGCAAGGCCAACTTCACCGCCGCGCCCGTGGAGTATCCCCGGGTCCCCGCGGGCCGGCTGCTGCTGCAGACACTGCGCTCGCACGATCAGTACAACACCACGATCTACGGACTCGACGACCGCTACCGCGGCATCAAGGGCGGCCGCCGGATCGTCATGGTGCACCCCGAGGATGCCCGGGAGCTGGGCCTGGCGGACGGCTCGTACACCGATCTGGTCAGCGAGTGGAAGGACGGCGTGGAGCGGCGTGCCCCCGGTTTCCGGGTGGTGCACTACCCCACCGCCCGTGGCTGTGCCGCCGCGTACTACCCGGAGACCAATGTGCTGGTGCCGCTGGACTCCACCGCCGACACCAGCAACACTCCCGCGAGCAAGTCCGTGGTGATCCGCTTCGAGCGCGGGGAATGA
- a CDS encoding branched-chain amino acid ABC transporter substrate-binding protein — protein sequence MRHRSLLILTSVLTTGALTLTACGSRDDDNKNSDGGNTTVVIGVDAPLTGANSAIGLGIQYGVQIAVDDANEKKLVPGVTFKVKAFDDKALPASGQQNASKLVADKDVLGAVGPLNSGVAVSMQQVFATANMVQISPANTAPELTQGKDWAKGKDAKKRSYKTYFRTATTDALQGGFAAEYAAKTLKKKKVYLVDDKQTYGAGLARLFKENFTKAGGKVAGEDHVNTGDKDFGTLVTKIKDSGADLLYYGGQYDESQILTKQLKEAGVKIPLFGGDGMFTDTYIKTAGAASDGDLVTSVGVPVDSLPAAKDFITKYKAKKYPGDYAAYGGYSYDAATAIIKAVSTVVKDGKVPSDARAKIVEEVQKTNFEGIAGPVSFDEFGDTNNKQLTVYQVKGGKWAAVKSGTYNAG from the coding sequence GTGCGACACCGTTCCTTGCTCATACTCACCTCCGTCCTCACGACGGGGGCGCTCACGCTCACCGCATGCGGGTCGCGCGACGACGACAACAAGAACAGCGACGGCGGGAACACCACCGTCGTCATCGGCGTGGACGCGCCGCTCACCGGTGCGAACTCCGCCATCGGTCTCGGCATCCAGTACGGCGTCCAGATCGCCGTCGACGATGCCAATGAGAAGAAGCTCGTCCCGGGCGTCACCTTCAAGGTCAAGGCCTTCGACGACAAGGCGCTGCCCGCCTCCGGCCAGCAGAACGCCAGCAAGCTCGTCGCCGACAAGGACGTGCTCGGCGCCGTCGGCCCGCTGAACTCCGGCGTCGCCGTCTCGATGCAGCAGGTCTTCGCCACCGCCAACATGGTCCAGATCTCCCCCGCGAACACGGCTCCCGAGCTGACGCAGGGCAAGGACTGGGCGAAGGGCAAGGACGCGAAGAAGCGCTCCTACAAGACCTACTTCCGCACCGCCACCACGGATGCCCTTCAGGGCGGCTTCGCGGCCGAGTACGCCGCGAAGACCCTGAAGAAGAAGAAGGTCTACCTCGTCGACGACAAGCAGACCTACGGCGCCGGCCTGGCCCGCCTGTTCAAGGAGAACTTCACCAAGGCGGGCGGCAAGGTCGCCGGCGAGGACCACGTCAACACCGGCGACAAGGACTTCGGGACCCTGGTCACGAAGATCAAGGACTCGGGCGCCGACCTGCTCTACTACGGCGGTCAGTACGACGAGTCGCAGATCCTCACCAAGCAGCTGAAGGAAGCGGGCGTCAAGATCCCGCTGTTCGGTGGCGACGGTATGTTCACCGACACCTACATCAAGACCGCCGGTGCGGCCTCGGACGGCGACCTCGTCACCTCGGTCGGCGTCCCGGTCGACAGCCTGCCGGCCGCCAAGGACTTCATCACGAAGTACAAGGCGAAGAAGTACCCGGGTGACTACGCCGCCTACGGCGGTTACTCCTACGACGCCGCCACGGCCATCATCAAGGCCGTCAGCACCGTCGTGAAGGACGGAAAGGTTCCGTCCGACGCCCGCGCCAAGATCGTCGAGGAAGTCCAGAAGACGAACTTCGAGGGCATCGCCGGCCCGGTCTCCTTCGACGAGTTCGGTGACACGAACAACAAGCAGCTGACCGTCTACCAGGTCAAGGGCGGCAAGTGGGCGGCCGTCAAGAGCGGCACGTACAACGCCGGCTGA
- a CDS encoding ABC transporter ATP-binding protein, producing MTAPQSAPGDGPDGHGPDSVGHEKYGPDSVGHEKYGPDGVGPEKYGPDKGRPRLRLRHIGTAWLLCWRAGPLLAGVYLVITVVSGLVPTGTAWFTKFIVDDLAAGQPDGVLRWAFGLAALGLAAGVLPHLGNFLQNELARRLDRLMQDRLYTTINGFQGLSRFENPDFRNDLSMAMQASGGAMGPVTTGLFDTARNVITLVSLLGTLSVLSPVMAGLVTVAALPALFARLSLSRRRVSMMAGISPATRRQIFYSVLITDVRGAKETRLFGLGDFLRQRMLGELATQQTGERRLDVQETRTQSLLALLSTVVAGAGLVWAVRAAAAGELSVGDVTAFVAAVAGTQGALTSLVDNVALAHQALLVFGYHDKVVSLPDDLPSVSVSVSASTAAAASAAISGAASVSGAAATPAELPALRGAIELRDVWFRYDESHPWVLRGLNLTIPHGSSVALVGLNGAGKSTLIKLLCRFYDPTRGAILWDGVDIRDVPPAELRRRMGVLFQDYMCYDLTAAENIGVGELDALSDRPRLRKAARMADIDTTVEDLPRGYDTLLSRIFTDQTDDDDPQTGVVLSGGQWQRLALARTLLRDKRDLLILDEPSAGLDAQAEHEIHRRLREHRTGRTSLLVSHRLGAVREADVIVVLDGGRIVERGAHGELLASGGEYARLFAIQAEGYRTTSDAPHDAHEEACPGIEQAVERAVEQVTDRAVDRGIGQGVEQGVERRETEPQDAEPVSSPAG from the coding sequence GTGACCGCGCCGCAGTCCGCGCCCGGCGACGGTCCGGACGGGCACGGGCCGGACAGCGTCGGCCACGAAAAGTACGGGCCGGACAGCGTCGGCCACGAAAAGTACGGGCCGGACGGCGTCGGTCCGGAAAAATACGGTCCCGACAAGGGGCGGCCGCGGCTGCGGCTCCGCCACATCGGCACGGCGTGGCTGCTGTGCTGGCGGGCAGGGCCGCTCCTGGCCGGGGTGTATCTCGTGATCACCGTGGTCTCCGGGCTGGTGCCCACCGGTACCGCGTGGTTCACGAAGTTCATCGTCGACGATCTCGCCGCCGGGCAGCCGGACGGAGTACTGCGCTGGGCGTTCGGTCTCGCCGCCCTGGGGCTCGCGGCCGGTGTGCTGCCGCATCTGGGCAACTTCCTCCAGAACGAACTCGCCCGTCGGCTGGACCGCCTGATGCAGGACCGGCTCTACACCACGATCAACGGGTTCCAGGGGCTTTCACGGTTCGAGAACCCTGACTTCCGCAATGACCTCAGCATGGCCATGCAGGCGTCGGGCGGCGCGATGGGGCCGGTCACCACCGGCCTTTTCGACACCGCGCGCAATGTGATCACCCTGGTGAGCCTGCTGGGAACGCTGTCGGTGCTCAGCCCCGTCATGGCCGGACTGGTGACGGTGGCCGCGCTGCCCGCCCTGTTCGCCCGGCTGTCGTTGTCGCGGCGGCGGGTGAGCATGATGGCCGGTATCTCCCCGGCGACCCGACGGCAGATCTTCTACTCGGTGCTGATCACCGATGTGCGCGGGGCGAAGGAGACCCGGCTGTTCGGCCTCGGCGACTTCCTCAGGCAGCGCATGCTCGGCGAACTCGCGACCCAGCAGACGGGGGAGCGGCGGCTGGACGTGCAGGAGACGCGCACGCAGTCGCTGCTCGCTCTGCTGTCCACGGTGGTCGCGGGGGCAGGGCTGGTCTGGGCGGTGCGCGCGGCCGCGGCGGGAGAGCTGAGCGTCGGCGATGTGACGGCGTTCGTCGCCGCCGTGGCCGGTACGCAGGGCGCGCTGACGAGCCTGGTGGACAACGTTGCGCTCGCCCATCAGGCGCTGCTCGTCTTCGGCTATCACGACAAGGTGGTCTCACTCCCCGACGATCTCCCCTCCGTCTCGGTCTCGGTCTCCGCCTCCACTGCTGCTGCCGCTTCCGCTGCCATTTCCGGGGCGGCTTCGGTCTCCGGGGCGGCGGCGACGCCCGCCGAGCTGCCCGCGCTGCGCGGCGCGATCGAGCTGCGGGACGTCTGGTTCCGCTACGACGAGAGCCATCCATGGGTCCTGCGGGGCCTCAACCTCACTATTCCCCACGGCAGTTCCGTGGCGCTGGTAGGGCTCAACGGCGCGGGCAAGAGCACGCTGATCAAGCTGCTGTGCCGGTTCTACGACCCCACGCGCGGAGCGATCCTCTGGGACGGCGTCGACATCCGTGACGTACCGCCCGCGGAGCTGCGCCGCCGGATGGGCGTGCTGTTCCAGGACTACATGTGTTACGACCTGACAGCCGCGGAGAACATCGGGGTGGGCGAGCTGGATGCGCTCTCCGACCGGCCGAGGCTGCGTAAAGCCGCGCGGATGGCGGACATCGACACCACTGTCGAGGATCTCCCCCGCGGCTATGACACCTTGCTCAGCCGGATCTTCACCGATCAGACGGACGACGACGATCCGCAGACGGGCGTGGTGCTCTCCGGCGGACAGTGGCAGCGCCTGGCCCTGGCCCGCACGCTGTTGCGTGACAAGCGGGACCTGCTGATTCTCGACGAGCCGAGCGCGGGCCTCGACGCCCAGGCCGAGCACGAGATCCACCGCCGGCTGCGCGAACACCGCACCGGCCGCACCAGCCTGCTCGTCTCGCACCGGCTCGGCGCCGTCCGCGAGGCCGATGTGATCGTCGTCCTCGACGGCGGCCGGATCGTCGAGCGCGGCGCGCACGGCGAACTCCTGGCGAGCGGCGGGGAGTACGCGCGGCTCTTCGCCATCCAGGCCGAGGGCTACCGCACCACCTCCGATGCCCCCCATGACGCCCACGAGGAGGCCTGCCCGGGCATTGAGCAGGCCGTCGAGCGGGCCGTCGAGCAGGTCACCGATCGGGCCGTCGATCGGGGCATCGGGCAGGGAGTTGAGCAGGGCGTCGAGCGTCGGGAGACCGAGCCACAGGATGCCGAGCCGGTCAGCTCGCCGGCCGGGTGA
- a CDS encoding BTAD domain-containing putative transcriptional regulator, producing the protein MEISTGAGSIHVAAGKQRTILAMLLTHAGHVVPVHQLVEEVWGDTPPHSAVPNLRTYVMQLRRLLRPLDDPSGARLVTSRSGYALRLAEGEFDIPHFEALAARGRNAAARQELTEAADAFGRALALWRGSPMEDIALGPTLRGLTASLTEQYLSTVENYADVELSLGKGAALVEQLRPLARRYPLRERIHSRLMIALYRSGDTAAALAAFGQARKALRDELGVDPGPELSHTHQAVLRRAPHLLPPSLPGEMNMLSSRTFSDPPRQLPRESTVFVGREREITRAHSALRSIGRNTTGAPVIVFHGSSGLGKSALALRTAHSVADRYPDGQLYVDLQGYRPRLEPLLPVDVLGSFLRALGMPRDSVPTTPAEAAAGYQSVLAGRRILIVADNVSHRSQVMPLLPASSDCAVLITSRSILPTLDAVRIAARALDATNSVRVLALLTGQSRVVAEPLGATEIARWCEGNPLALSIVGARFAGRPDWSLTGFAQRLRDPARRLDELQIADLSMRSCYAVSYADLSRGDDPARHAAADAFPRLSSLESPFPVARVTELLGSGPLSTERALDELVAVGLLEPVAQGLYRMRDLVRLYAAELAAAEVPPPRGASADLVLTRPAS; encoded by the coding sequence ATGGAGATTTCGACCGGGGCCGGGTCGATTCATGTCGCCGCGGGCAAGCAACGCACCATCCTGGCCATGCTGCTTACCCACGCGGGGCATGTCGTACCGGTGCACCAGCTCGTGGAGGAGGTATGGGGGGACACCCCGCCGCATTCGGCGGTGCCCAATCTCCGTACGTACGTGATGCAGCTACGGCGGCTGCTGCGGCCGCTCGACGATCCCTCCGGCGCCCGCCTGGTCACCTCCCGTTCCGGCTACGCGCTGAGGCTGGCCGAGGGCGAGTTCGACATCCCGCACTTCGAGGCACTCGCCGCCCGAGGGCGTAACGCCGCGGCCCGCCAGGAACTCACCGAAGCGGCGGATGCATTCGGCCGGGCCCTCGCGCTGTGGCGCGGAAGTCCCATGGAGGACATCGCCCTCGGACCGACCCTTCGCGGACTCACCGCAAGCCTTACCGAACAGTATCTGAGCACGGTCGAGAATTACGCGGACGTCGAGCTCTCGCTGGGCAAGGGAGCGGCTCTGGTCGAGCAATTAAGACCGCTGGCCCGAAGATACCCGCTGCGTGAACGCATTCACAGCCGACTGATGATCGCCCTGTACCGAAGCGGTGATACGGCCGCCGCCCTCGCAGCCTTCGGCCAAGCCCGTAAGGCGCTGCGCGACGAACTGGGAGTGGACCCCGGCCCCGAGCTCTCCCACACACATCAGGCCGTCCTGCGAAGAGCCCCCCACTTATTGCCTCCCAGCCTTCCCGGAGAGATGAACATGCTCTCTTCACGGACTTTTTCGGATCCGCCCCGCCAGCTCCCCCGGGAATCGACGGTCTTCGTCGGACGGGAGCGCGAAATTACACGTGCACACTCTGCCCTGCGCTCGATCGGGCGCAATACGACAGGTGCACCCGTGATCGTTTTCCACGGTTCCAGCGGGCTGGGGAAGTCCGCTCTGGCTCTGCGCACCGCCCATTCCGTCGCCGACCGGTACCCCGACGGCCAGCTCTATGTGGATCTTCAGGGATACCGGCCGCGGCTGGAGCCGCTACTGCCGGTCGATGTCCTCGGCAGCTTCCTGCGCGCCCTGGGAATGCCGCGCGACAGTGTTCCCACGACGCCGGCCGAGGCCGCAGCGGGCTACCAGTCCGTGCTGGCGGGCCGCCGCATCCTGATCGTCGCCGACAACGTCTCCCACCGCAGTCAGGTGATGCCGCTGCTGCCCGCGAGCAGCGACTGCGCCGTACTCATCACCAGCAGGAGCATCCTGCCCACGCTGGACGCGGTACGGATCGCGGCGCGCGCGCTGGACGCCACCAACTCCGTACGTGTCCTGGCCCTGTTGACCGGTCAGTCGCGGGTGGTCGCGGAACCCCTCGGGGCCACGGAGATCGCCCGCTGGTGCGAGGGCAATCCACTGGCGCTCAGCATCGTCGGCGCCCGCTTCGCCGGCCGGCCCGACTGGTCGCTCACCGGATTCGCCCAGCGGCTGCGCGATCCGGCACGGCGGCTGGACGAACTACAGATAGCGGACCTCTCCATGCGGTCCTGCTACGCGGTGAGTTACGCCGATCTGTCACGCGGCGACGATCCGGCACGGCACGCGGCCGCGGATGCGTTCCCCCGGCTGAGCTCCCTCGAATCGCCCTTTCCCGTGGCACGCGTCACCGAACTGCTCGGCTCCGGGCCGTTGTCGACCGAGCGAGCCCTGGACGAGCTGGTGGCCGTCGGCCTGCTGGAGCCGGTCGCCCAGGGCCTGTACCGCATGCGCGATCTGGTACGTCTCTACGCCGCCGAGCTCGCGGCAGCGGAGGTGCCGCCACCGCGCGGCGCCTCCGCGGACCTGGTTCTCACCCGGCCGGCGAGCTGA
- a CDS encoding branched-chain amino acid ABC transporter permease translates to MNTLPQQLANGLILGSMYGLIAIGYTMVYGIVQLINFAHGEIFMTGAFGGLTVFLLMPSGTSMWVLLPLMLLGGAIVAVLIAVGAERFAYRPLRGAPRLAPLITAIGLSLALQQAIFNWYPEAKNDRVFPQIPGGPFDIGSIKIQTGDVFLLIAAPLCMAVLAFFIRTSRTGRAMQATAQDPDTAQLMGIDTNRIIVIAFAIGGFFAAVAGIAWGLKYGSVKFDMGFITGLKAFTAAVLGGIGNIYGAMLGGVVLGLSEVLASAYISEIPGMQQLGGGSWAPVWAFVLLILVLLFRPQGLLGERVADRA, encoded by the coding sequence GTGAACACCCTGCCGCAACAGCTGGCCAACGGGCTGATTCTCGGCTCGATGTACGGGCTGATCGCCATCGGATACACGATGGTGTACGGCATCGTCCAGCTCATCAACTTCGCCCATGGCGAGATCTTCATGACCGGCGCCTTCGGCGGACTCACGGTCTTCCTCCTTATGCCCAGCGGCACGTCCATGTGGGTGCTTCTCCCACTGATGCTGCTCGGCGGCGCCATCGTCGCCGTACTCATCGCAGTGGGAGCTGAACGTTTCGCGTATCGACCACTACGAGGCGCACCAAGGCTCGCACCACTGATCACCGCGATCGGACTCTCGCTCGCGCTGCAGCAGGCGATCTTCAACTGGTACCCCGAGGCGAAGAACGACCGGGTCTTCCCGCAGATACCCGGCGGCCCCTTCGACATCGGCTCCATCAAGATTCAGACCGGTGACGTCTTCCTGCTGATCGCCGCCCCGCTGTGCATGGCTGTCCTGGCCTTCTTCATCCGCACCTCCCGCACCGGCCGCGCCATGCAGGCCACGGCGCAGGACCCGGACACCGCACAGCTCATGGGTATCGACACCAACCGGATCATCGTGATCGCGTTCGCGATCGGCGGTTTCTTCGCCGCCGTCGCCGGTATCGCGTGGGGCCTGAAGTACGGCTCCGTCAAGTTCGACATGGGCTTCATCACCGGCCTCAAGGCGTTCACCGCAGCCGTGCTCGGCGGCATCGGAAACATCTACGGAGCCATGCTCGGCGGCGTCGTCCTCGGCCTCTCCGAGGTCCTCGCCAGCGCCTACATCTCCGAGATCCCCGGCATGCAGCAGCTCGGCGGCGGCAGCTGGGCCCCGGTCTGGGCCTTCGTCCTCCTCATCCTCGTTCTGCTGTTCCGACCACAAGGTCTACTCGGCGAACGCGTCGCGGACAGGGCGTGA
- a CDS encoding PaaI family thioesterase, with protein sequence MGEQTTVKFPPEVIEEYAALGVDLPALFSAGHLGNRMGVQIVEASAERVVATMPVEGNTQPYGLLHGGASAVLAETLGSIGAMLHGGITKIAVGVDLNCTHHRGVRSGLVTGVATPVHRGRSTATYEIVITDEQDKRVCTARLTCMLRDAPGAPGAPA encoded by the coding sequence ATGGGCGAGCAGACCACCGTGAAGTTCCCGCCAGAGGTCATCGAGGAGTACGCCGCACTCGGGGTCGACCTGCCCGCGCTCTTCTCCGCCGGGCATCTGGGCAATCGCATGGGCGTGCAGATCGTCGAGGCCTCGGCGGAGCGCGTCGTCGCCACGATGCCCGTCGAGGGCAACACCCAGCCGTACGGGCTGCTGCACGGCGGCGCATCCGCCGTGCTGGCCGAGACCCTCGGCTCCATCGGCGCGATGCTGCACGGCGGGATCACCAAGATCGCCGTTGGTGTGGACCTCAACTGCACCCACCACCGCGGCGTCCGCTCCGGGCTGGTGACCGGCGTGGCGACCCCGGTGCACCGTGGCCGCTCCACCGCCACGTACGAGATCGTCATCACCGACGAGCAGGACAAGCGGGTCTGCACGGCCCGGCTGACATGCATGCTGCGCGATGCGCCCGGCGCACCCGGCGCGCCCGCCTGA